The genomic DNA GGGTCGTGTACGCACGCTCTACCACTATTCACGCACAACCCTCGGACATCGATGCGGGAGTCGCTCATCTCCGTGATGAAGTGATGCCCAAACTCCAAGGCCTCCAAGGGTTCGTCGGTATGTCGCTGCTCACCGACCGGCAGTCCGGACGGTGCATCGCGGTGACCGCCTGGGAGTCCGAGGATGCGATGAATGCTCTCGCCGAACAAGTTCGGCCGATCCGCGAAAAGGCAGTCGAGATGTTCGGCGGCGCCGCCACCGTCGACGAGTGGGATATCGCGTTGTTGCACCGCGTTCGACAGATGCCCGAGGGTGCCTGTGCGCGCGTCACGTGGGGGCATGTCGATCCGGCTCATGCCGACGCCGCTATCGAACACTTCAAGATGAACATCGTCCCCGACAGCGAGGCCCTCGAGGGCTTCTGCAGCACCAGCCTGCTGGTTGATCGGAACACCGGCCGCGGCGTGGCCTGCACGACGTTCGACAGCCGGGAAGCCATGGAGCGCAACCGGGATGGGGCGCGCACCATGAAGCAGATGCGCATGAAGGAAACCGGTGCGGCCGAGCTGGACGAGGCCGAATTCGATGTGGCCTTTGCTCACCTGCGGGTGCCGGAACTGGTTTAGCCGCGGGCGCCGAACCGACCCGGGGACCGGACTGGTGCCGGGTCGTGTTCGGCTGCCCCCGTGGATGCAAGCCAAGAATCTGCCAAGCGTCGGGCTGCATGCTGTCGACCAACAACAGAGAGGGTTGAGTCCAATGACACGACGAATCGCACGACTGGCCGCGGCGGCACTGTTGTCCGGCGGGATGAGCTTGGCAGCCTTCGGATTGAGCGCCGGCACCGCCCAGGCCGAACCCTCCTCGGGTACCTGGTGTCCGGGCCAGCCGGTCCCAGGAGGCTTCACCGAGGTTGACTGGGACTGGACGACCTGCCATCGGTACAACCTGGTCCACCGCGGGAATCCGCCCCAGGTCGTCGGTATGACCGCGGAAGACGGCTGGTACGGCGGGCACCCGCACTACCGCACTGTCGCGGGCGAGAACACCAACGCGACCTGCCAGTTCCTGGGGTGCCCGTAGCTACGTCCTCAGAAGGGTGCGGGCTCATCGAATTCCTCTGTGGCCATGGACATTTCGGCGATGCGTTCTTCGTTGGCTGTGCGCACTTGGTTGATGAGTTGTTGGCGTTCTTGGGCGCGGGCGTGTTTGCGTTTGGGCATGCAGTGGCCGCGGGCGGGTGTGCGTGGCGGTTGTTCGGTGATGGTGGGTGTTCCGGTGGGGGTTGCCAGTTGTGGGTACCATTGGGCGCCTTCGGGTTTGGTGATGTAGGTGTGTCCGGTGGGGGCGACCCACACGACGGTGCCGTCGGGGTATTGGTGGTCGGTCCAGCCGTGGAATGTTTTCAGTAGGTGGTGGAACCGGCACAGGCATTTGAGGTCCGACGGGTGCGTCGGGCCGGCCGGGTAGGGGACGGTGTGGTCGAGGTCGCAGGCCTGCGCGGGCCGGTCACAGCCCGGGAAGCGGCAGGTCAGGTCCCGGCAGCGGACGAACTCGGCCAGTTTGGCCGAGGGCCGGTAGCGGGGTTCGGCCGCATCCGGTGGCAGGTCCACTTGGCGGATGATCGCCCCCTCGGCGAGGCGGGCGACCTGTTCGGCCGGGATCTGCCCGTAGCCGGGCAGAAATCCCGGGGCCTGCCCGTCGAGCGCCTCTGGTGTGGCGATGACGTGGATGACCGGGCGGGGGCCGACGGTCGGGCCCAGCGGCTCGGCCGCGGCCGCGGCGGCGGCGGGGCAGTCGTCCTGTCCGCACTCGCACCGCAACCGGCCGCCGCGGGCGAGGGCGTCGATGGCCGCGGCGCGGCGTTGATCATGGCTGCGCGGATCGTTGCGGCACACACTCTTGGCGAGGTTGTCGATTGCGGCGTCGAGTACCGCGGCGGTTGCGGCGTCGACCGTTCCGCAGATGCTCGCCGCGCCGGGGCCGCAGGTGCGGATGTCGAGGTAGCGGGCTTGTGAGGGGGGTTTGGGCGGGTGCACGCCGGCTTGGTCGGACGCGGCGATGATGGCGTCGATGCGTTGTTCCATTTTCGGTTTCGACAACCGGCCCCAGGCCACGATTTTGGCGGCGAGGTCGGCGTCGACCTGCCCGGCGATGTTGTCGTCGATGATCAGGTCGGTGCGGGCGACGATCATCGCGACCAGCACCGCATCGATCAGCCCTTTCGCGTACACGGCGGCGACTTTGGGTAGCCGGGTGCGCAGCATCACCGCCCGGTCCACCTGCGCTTGGGCCCGCTTGCGGGACACCCCGAGTGCGGCGGCCACCTCGACCACCAGGCCGGCATAGCCGTCGATCGCCCAATATCGTTTTTCGATGTCGTCGTCGGGGGCCCGCAGCGCCCACAGGTCGCCGATCGCCGAGAGTCGGCGGGCGCCGGCGGCGTTCTCCTCGCGGGTGGCCAGGGTGATCGCGTCGACCGCCGCGGCCGCGGCGTGGGGATCACCATTTGATTCGCTCATGCGTTCGAATGTAGACCCGCCCACCGACACGAATCGGGAGTCGTCGGCGCGACCCATCGTTGACGGTTAGGGCCTCTAAATACAAGGGCCGCTGAAGGATTGAAGACTCTCGGGCACCCCGACGAGGATCGTCGACGGTTAGCTCAGCTAGCCATCCAACGCGCCGAGTGATGCGGGCGAGACGATGGCGCGCAGAAGGCGGCGAGCCGGGCGGCTGGCGCCTCACACCGCTTAGGCGACCTAACCGTTGAGGATCAGACGGCGCGGGCGGGGCCCGAGTCGGGGCCGGGTGGGCACGAACCACCGAGCCCACCTAACCGTCGAGGATCACCGCTACGAATGCGCGGTCGGCTTACTCGGCCACCAGATGCGGTTGCCGATCATGGCCATGGCGGCAGGAACCAGCACGGTGCGGACCAGCGTGATGTCGATGAGCAGGCCGACGCCGATGGTGAAGCCGATCTGCAGCAGGTTGATCACGCGCCCGGTCATCAGCGCGAACATGGTGAGCGCGAAGACGATTCCGGCGGTGGTGATGACGCTGCCGGTGCTGCCGAAGCTGCGCATGATGCCGCGGATCATGCCGTCAGCCGACTCGTCGCGGATGCGGGCGGCGAACAGCATGCTGTAGTCCGCTCCGACCGCGATGAGTGCCATGAAGGACACCGGGAACACTGACCAGTCCACGTCGACCCCGATGAGGTGCTGCCAGACCAGGACGCTGACTCCGGCTGCTGCGGCGAACGACAGCGTGACGACCGCGACCATGAACACCGGCGCGACGATGCTGCGCAGCAGCGCGATCAACACCAGCAGCACACCCAGGATCGCGACGATGCCGTACAGGGCGAAGTCGTGCCACACCTGGTCGCGCATGTCTGCCGACAGTGAGGCCAAGCCGGTGCTCGCGAAACGTGCTGTCTGCAAAGAGGTTCCGGTTGCGGCCTCGGTCGCCGCCGGCGCCAGCGCGCGGGAGGCATCAAGGGCCTGGGCGCTGTACGGGTTGATCTTCCAGATGACGAGCATGCGCGCCGTCTTGCCGTCTGGGGAGAACAGCAGGTCCTGTGCGGCCCGGAACGCCGGGTCGGAAAAGCCTTGCGGCGGAAGGTAGAAGCCCGATGCCGGGCCGTCGCCGGTGTGCGTGCTCAGGGTCGTCAGGTAGTCCGTCGCCTGGCCGAGACCGTCGGTGAGGCGTCCTGACATGTTGACGACCTGGTCCACGCCGCCCTTGACCTGGTCGAGCCCGACGGCGAGTCGGGTCATCCCGACGCTGAGCTGGTCCGCGCCGCGCACGAGTTCGGTCAGCTGGGTGCGGGCCTGGGCCGGCGAACCGCCGGGCAGGTTCGACACCATTTTCTGCAAGGTGGCCAACGCATTTCGGATTGCGGGCTCGGCGGCCCGCACCTTCTCGACGGTCACCTGCGGGACGGCGGAGAGTCGCTGGGCCTGCAGCAGCGCGCGGCTGACCGCGCCGTTGGAGATGGCGTCGAGGTCGGCGATGTCCGCGCGGGCCCGGCTGCAGACCGGGTTCATCAGGCAGTCGGGGCCGGGCTGCGGATCCAGTGCAGAGCCGAGCGCCGAACTCACCATCCGGCCGGCATCGGCGACCTGTGCGTTGCCGTCGATGGCCTGTAGTGCCGCGTCGAGCAATCCGGTGGAGGAGCTGAGATCGGCCAGTGCCGAACGGACGTCCACCGTGCCGTCGGTGAGCGTCGACAATCCGGCGCCGGCAGCCTGGTACCCGTCGAGCACCTGATGTGCCAGCCCGGTCACCTGCCGGATACCCGAAACCAATTGGGGAATCTGGGTCACCGCGGAGGCGGCGCCGTCGCGCAGCTGGGCCGCGCCAGAGTCCAGCCGGTGAATGTCGGGCACCGCCTTGTTGACCTGGTTCTTGGCATCGCCGAGCCGGTCGGCCACGATGCCGGCCTGATAGCCGATGGTGGTCTGCGGCAACTGCTTTCCGGCCGGCCGGGTCATCGAGCGGACATAGGCGATCTCGGGCATCCCCGAGAGCCGACCCGCGACGCGGTCGAGCGCGGCCAGGTCGTCGGTGTTCCGCATGTCATGGTCGGCCGAGACGATCAGGTATTCCGGTGCCGCCTCGTTGACGCCCCAGTGCGCATAGGTCTTCTCGTAACCGATGGCGCTCTCGGTGTCGTCGAGCTGCATGGCGTTCTCGTCGAAGTTCACCCGGAAGGTGGTGAGAACCGATGCGGCACTGAGCAACAGCACCAGTGATGCGGTCACCAGCACGCCCGACCGGCGAATCATGGTCGACCCGATCCGGCGCCATCGGCGGTCGTTGAGGGGCCGGGGTTCGGCCAGGCCGCGGCGTCCGAGGATCGACAGCAGCGCGTAGGGCAGGGACATCGAGACTGCCAGGCCGACGACGATGGCGATGGCGATCGGCGGGCCGGCCGCCTTGAACATGCCCAGCTCGGTGAATCCCATGGCGGTGGCGGCCGCCGCGATGGTCAGCATCGAGGCGATCAGGATGCCCGAAACCCGCTGTCCGGCTTGCGCTATCGCGTCGATGACGGGCACCTGGCTACGCCGGGCTTCGTGATAGCCGGCCAGGATGAAGATGGCGTAGTCGGTGGCGGCGCCGAGCAGCATCGCGGTCATCAGCGCGATGGTGAAGTTCGAGACGGTGAGGACTCCCGTCATGCCGAGCCACGACACGATCGGTCGCGCCACACCGAGAGCGACGCCGATGGTCAGCAGGGGAATCATCGCGGTCGCCAGGGACCGGTAAACGACCAGCAACACGAGCGTGATCAGCAGGACCGACACCACGGTGATGATCAGCAGGGAAAAGTCCATGGCGCTGAACAGATCTGCCAACGTCGGCGACGGTCCGGTGAGGTAGACGCCGACGCCGGGAGGTTTGGGCAGCGCCTGGAGCTGATCGCGGATCGCGATGGTGTTCTGGTGCGCCCGAGTGGATCCCACGTCGCCGGTGCCGGCGAGGACGAGGTTGATCGCCTTGCGGTCCGGGCTGAGGGCGATGTCACGCAACTGCGGATTGTCATAGGTGTCAAGGACGTAGGCGACGTTGGTCTTGTCGCGCTGCAACGTGGTGACGATGTTCCGGTACAGGGCCTCGTCGGCCGCGCTGATGCCGTTCTCGTCGACCAGCACCACGCTGCCGACGGCGGACGACCGGGGGACGCCGAAGGCGTCGGACATCTCCCGAAGGGTCTGCGCGGCCTTGATGTTGGCGGGCATGAACGGCGCGGAGTGGGCGGCGACCGTCTGCTCGAGCTGCGGGATGGCTGCGTTGAGGATGCCGGCCATCGCAACCCAGAAGCCGATGACCAACCATGCCCATTTGGCGCAGAAACGGCTGGTAGCGGCGAAAAACCTGCTGTTGTGTCCCACCCGGACCCCCTCGATTCGAGACCGGAACTACACCGTTCGGTCTACTATTGAGGGCAGACGCTAGTAGACCGATTGGTATGCAAACAATGGCGTAGGACAGGGAGTTACATCACATGAGTGCCCGGGATCGGCTCGTCGTCACAGCCATCGATCTGATTCGGCGCCAGGGCGTCGCAGCGACGGGGCTCAGCCAGTTACTCGAACGCAGTGGTGCCGCGCGCCGTTCGCTCTACCTGAATTTCCCGGGCGGCAAGGCGGAACTCGTCGCCGATGCGACCGTGACGGCCGGCAACACGCTGGCCGAGGGCATCGACCAACTGATCGGGGAACGAGGCCCGGTCGGGGCGGTCCGGGCCTTCATCGAGATGTGGATTGCGAACCTGGCCAGCGGTGACTTCGAGGTGGGCTGCCCGATCGTGGCTGCGGCACTCGGCCGCAGCGAGGCGCCGGCGGCCGCCGACGCCGCCGGTGAGGTCTTCCTGGACTGGGAGCGTCGAATCGCCGCCGGGCTCGAAACCGCGGGGTTGTCAGCCGATGACGCCGCTCGCCAGGCGACGCTGACGGTCGCCGCGGTGGAGGGTGCCATCGTCATGGCGCAGGCAACCAAGTCGGACGTGCCGCTACGCCGTGTCGAGGCGGCGCTTGTCGAGTCGGTGGAGCAGCACCTGAATTAGGCGGACTTTGCCGGGGCCGTGCCCGCCAGGCAGTCGGCGATGAAACCGGCCATGCGCGCGTAGGCCCGGCGGCTCTCGGGCAGTCCGGGGAATATGGCCGGGAACGCGTGGACCTGACTGGGCCAGGCCGCGACCTCGCACTTGCGTCCGGCCTCGTGCAGTTTGTCCTGCATCCGCTCGGCGTCGCACAACAGTGACTCCGTCTCGGAGGCGACGATCAGCGACGGCGGCATCGAATCCATCGGACCGGAAACCGGCTCCAATTCGTCGAGATTGCCGGCGGGACAGATGCGTTCGGTTATGACCGGGAAGCCGGCGGCGATCCCGAAGACGTCCGTCGCCGCGGTCGAATGCGCAGTGCGTGCGGCGTTGTCCAATTCCAGCAGAGGTGAAATGCCGACCACCCCTGCGGGACTCGGGAGCCCGTGCTTCGGCGCCTGCTGCGCGGTCGCGAACGCCAGGAATCCGCCGGCCGAGTCACCGGCGAGGATGACCTTGGCCGGATCGACGCCCAGACTCAGCAGGTGGCGGTAAGCGCTCAGGCAGTCCTGGATGGTCGTCTCCAGGTCGACCTCGGGGTACTGCCGATATTCGATGTGTACCAACGGCAATCGCGTGACGCGCGAGAGCGCCGCGACGGCGCGCAGGTGGGTGTTCAGATCGCCGAGGACGAACCCGCCGCCGTGGAAATACAGGATGACCCCGTCGGTGATGGGCGCGTCGAGGTCTGACGGCGACACCCAT from Mycolicibacterium phocaicum includes the following:
- a CDS encoding HNH endonuclease signature motif containing protein — its product is MSESNGDPHAAAAAVDAITLATREENAAGARRLSAIGDLWALRAPDDDIEKRYWAIDGYAGLVVEVAAALGVSRKRAQAQVDRAVMLRTRLPKVAAVYAKGLIDAVLVAMIVARTDLIIDDNIAGQVDADLAAKIVAWGRLSKPKMEQRIDAIIAASDQAGVHPPKPPSQARYLDIRTCGPGAASICGTVDAATAAVLDAAIDNLAKSVCRNDPRSHDQRRAAAIDALARGGRLRCECGQDDCPAAAAAAAEPLGPTVGPRPVIHVIATPEALDGQAPGFLPGYGQIPAEQVARLAEGAIIRQVDLPPDAAEPRYRPSAKLAEFVRCRDLTCRFPGCDRPAQACDLDHTVPYPAGPTHPSDLKCLCRFHHLLKTFHGWTDHQYPDGTVVWVAPTGHTYITKPEGAQWYPQLATPTGTPTITEQPPRTPARGHCMPKRKHARAQERQQLINQVRTANEERIAEMSMATEEFDEPAPF
- a CDS encoding MMPL family transporter — translated: MGHNSRFFAATSRFCAKWAWLVIGFWVAMAGILNAAIPQLEQTVAAHSAPFMPANIKAAQTLREMSDAFGVPRSSAVGSVVLVDENGISAADEALYRNIVTTLQRDKTNVAYVLDTYDNPQLRDIALSPDRKAINLVLAGTGDVGSTRAHQNTIAIRDQLQALPKPPGVGVYLTGPSPTLADLFSAMDFSLLIITVVSVLLITLVLLVVYRSLATAMIPLLTIGVALGVARPIVSWLGMTGVLTVSNFTIALMTAMLLGAATDYAIFILAGYHEARRSQVPVIDAIAQAGQRVSGILIASMLTIAAAATAMGFTELGMFKAAGPPIAIAIVVGLAVSMSLPYALLSILGRRGLAEPRPLNDRRWRRIGSTMIRRSGVLVTASLVLLLSAASVLTTFRVNFDENAMQLDDTESAIGYEKTYAHWGVNEAAPEYLIVSADHDMRNTDDLAALDRVAGRLSGMPEIAYVRSMTRPAGKQLPQTTIGYQAGIVADRLGDAKNQVNKAVPDIHRLDSGAAQLRDGAASAVTQIPQLVSGIRQVTGLAHQVLDGYQAAGAGLSTLTDGTVDVRSALADLSSSTGLLDAALQAIDGNAQVADAGRMVSSALGSALDPQPGPDCLMNPVCSRARADIADLDAISNGAVSRALLQAQRLSAVPQVTVEKVRAAEPAIRNALATLQKMVSNLPGGSPAQARTQLTELVRGADQLSVGMTRLAVGLDQVKGGVDQVVNMSGRLTDGLGQATDYLTTLSTHTGDGPASGFYLPPQGFSDPAFRAAQDLLFSPDGKTARMLVIWKINPYSAQALDASRALAPAATEAATGTSLQTARFASTGLASLSADMRDQVWHDFALYGIVAILGVLLVLIALLRSIVAPVFMVAVVTLSFAAAAGVSVLVWQHLIGVDVDWSVFPVSFMALIAVGADYSMLFAARIRDESADGMIRGIMRSFGSTGSVITTAGIVFALTMFALMTGRVINLLQIGFTIGVGLLIDITLVRTVLVPAAMAMIGNRIWWPSKPTAHS
- a CDS encoding TetR/AcrR family transcriptional regulator, coding for MSARDRLVVTAIDLIRRQGVAATGLSQLLERSGAARRSLYLNFPGGKAELVADATVTAGNTLAEGIDQLIGERGPVGAVRAFIEMWIANLASGDFEVGCPIVAAALGRSEAPAAADAAGEVFLDWERRIAAGLETAGLSADDAARQATLTVAAVEGAIVMAQATKSDVPLRRVEAALVESVEQHLN
- a CDS encoding alpha/beta hydrolase codes for the protein MSAVSHAAEPASLRARIIHFFASLLLARILIRALTTAEYEATSQRIVRVGRNVNKLASLQRRRPPRGFRLVAENWNGLPVEWVSPSDLDAPITDGVILYFHGGGFVLGDLNTHLRAVAALSRVTRLPLVHIEYRQYPEVDLETTIQDCLSAYRHLLSLGVDPAKVILAGDSAGGFLAFATAQQAPKHGLPSPAGVVGISPLLELDNAARTAHSTAATDVFGIAAGFPVITERICPAGNLDELEPVSGPMDSMPPSLIVASETESLLCDAERMQDKLHEAGRKCEVAAWPSQVHAFPAIFPGLPESRRAYARMAGFIADCLAGTAPAKSA